From a single Shewanella donghaensis genomic region:
- the rpsA gene encoding 30S ribosomal protein S1 codes for MTESFADLFEQSLETLEFRPGSIVRGVVVRIENGTVLVDAGLKSESPISADEFKNAQGVLEIAVGDEVDVALDSVEDGFGETQLSREKAKRHEAWIVLEKAYEDAETVIGIINGKVKGGFTVELNGIRAFLPGSLVDVRPVRDTAHLEYKELEFKVIKLDQKRNNVVVSRRAVIESESSAERDALLENLQEGQAVKGIVKNLTDYGAFVDLGGVDGLLHITDMAWKRVKHPSEIVNVGDEINVKVLKYDRERTRVSLGLKQLGEDPWLEISKRYPESTRLTGRVTNLTDYGCFVEIEEGVEGLVHVSEMDWTNKNIHPSKVVNLGDEVEVLVLDIDEERRRISLGLKQCKTNPWDDFATRFNKGDKVSGKIKSITDFGIFIGLDGGIDGLVHLSDISWNGTGEDAVSEFKKGDEIHAVVLSVDPERERISLGVKQTEDDPFNAYLADKKKGTIVNGVVTAVDAKGVTIELAETVEGYLRVADISRERIEDASTVFAVGDKVESKFMGVDRKNRSISLSIKAKDEADEKEAMATINKQDDAVISNAMAEAFKAARK; via the coding sequence ATGACTGAATCTTTTGCTGATCTATTTGAACAATCCCTTGAAACTTTAGAGTTTCGTCCTGGTTCTATCGTTCGCGGTGTAGTTGTTCGCATCGAAAACGGTACTGTACTTGTTGACGCTGGCCTTAAGTCTGAAAGCCCTATCTCTGCTGACGAATTCAAAAACGCTCAAGGTGTTTTAGAAATCGCTGTTGGCGATGAAGTTGATGTTGCCCTTGACTCTGTTGAAGACGGATTCGGTGAAACACAATTATCTCGTGAAAAAGCTAAACGTCATGAAGCTTGGATTGTTCTAGAAAAAGCTTATGAAGATGCTGAGACTGTTATCGGTATCATCAATGGTAAAGTTAAAGGTGGTTTCACTGTTGAATTAAACGGTATCCGTGCCTTCTTACCAGGTTCTCTAGTAGACGTTCGCCCAGTTCGCGATACTGCTCACCTAGAGTACAAAGAATTAGAATTCAAAGTTATCAAACTTGACCAGAAGCGTAACAACGTTGTTGTTTCACGTCGTGCTGTTATCGAATCAGAAAGCAGTGCAGAACGTGATGCTCTTCTTGAGAACCTTCAAGAAGGTCAAGCAGTTAAAGGTATCGTTAAGAACCTTACTGACTACGGTGCATTCGTAGACTTAGGTGGCGTTGACGGTCTTCTACATATCACTGATATGGCTTGGAAGCGCGTTAAGCACCCATCTGAAATCGTTAATGTTGGTGATGAAATCAACGTTAAAGTTCTTAAGTATGACCGTGAGCGTACACGCGTATCACTAGGTCTTAAGCAACTTGGCGAAGATCCATGGTTAGAAATCAGCAAGCGCTACCCAGAAAGCACACGCTTAACTGGTCGCGTTACTAACTTAACTGACTACGGTTGTTTCGTTGAAATCGAAGAAGGCGTTGAAGGTCTTGTTCACGTTTCTGAAATGGATTGGACTAATAAGAACATCCACCCATCTAAAGTTGTTAACTTAGGTGATGAAGTTGAAGTTCTAGTATTAGACATCGATGAAGAACGTCGTCGTATTTCTCTAGGTCTTAAGCAATGTAAGACTAATCCATGGGATGATTTCGCTACTCGTTTCAACAAGGGCGATAAAGTTTCTGGTAAGATCAAGTCTATCACTGACTTCGGTATCTTCATTGGTCTTGACGGTGGCATCGATGGTCTTGTTCACCTTTCAGACATTTCTTGGAACGGAACTGGCGAAGACGCAGTTTCTGAATTCAAGAAAGGTGATGAAATCCATGCAGTAGTACTTTCAGTTGACCCTGAGCGCGAGCGTATCAGCTTAGGCGTTAAGCAAACTGAAGATGATCCTTTCAATGCCTACTTGGCAGATAAGAAGAAAGGTACTATTGTAAATGGTGTAGTTACTGCTGTTGACGCTAAAGGCGTTACAATTGAACTAGCTGAAACTGTTGAAGGTTACCTTCGCGTTGCAGATATCTCTCGCGAGCGTATCGAAGACGCATCTACAGTATTTGCTGTAGGTGACAAAGTTGAATCTAAGTTCATGGGCGTAGATCGCAAGAACCGTTCTATCAGCTTATCTATCAAAGCGAAAGATGAAGCAGATGAGAAAGAAGCAATGGCAACTATTAACAAGCAAGATGATGCTGTTATTAGTAATGCAATGGCTGAAGCGTTCAAAGCAGCTCGTAAGTAA
- the ihfB gene encoding integration host factor subunit beta: protein MTKSELIEKLATRQSQLSAKEVESAIKEMLEQMATTLEGGDRIEIRGFGSFSLHYRAPRVGRNPKTGTSVDLEGKYVPHFKPGKELRERVDAVNV, encoded by the coding sequence ATGACTAAATCCGAACTGATCGAAAAACTTGCCACTAGGCAGTCGCAGTTGTCAGCGAAAGAAGTGGAAAGTGCTATTAAAGAAATGTTGGAGCAAATGGCAACAACATTAGAAGGCGGAGATCGTATAGAAATCCGTGGCTTTGGTAGTTTTTCACTTCATTATCGTGCGCCGCGTGTTGGCCGTAATCCAAAAACTGGAACCTCAGTTGACTTGGAAGGCAAATATGTACCGCACTTTAAGCCTGGCAAAGAACTGCGTGAACGTGTCGATGCGGTTAATGTTTAA
- a CDS encoding LapA family protein, whose amino-acid sequence MKSFIAIVIVGLFFVLALLFGAKNEQVVTVSYFVAEGQYRLPVVLAFVFLCGFIISWLFAAYYIVKFKMALRKSRKTVAKLTDQLAEHKTDLTSQDTVA is encoded by the coding sequence GTGAAATCATTTATTGCCATTGTTATTGTTGGATTATTCTTTGTCCTTGCCTTACTTTTTGGAGCCAAGAATGAACAAGTCGTTACTGTCAGCTATTTTGTCGCTGAAGGTCAGTACCGTTTACCAGTAGTATTGGCCTTTGTATTTTTATGTGGGTTCATCATAAGCTGGTTATTTGCTGCTTATTACATTGTTAAATTCAAAATGGCATTACGAAAAAGTAGAAAAACAGTCGCGAAATTAACTGACCAACTGGCCGAACATAAAACGGATTTAACATCACAGGATACCGTAGCGTAA
- the lapB gene encoding lipopolysaccharide assembly protein LapB: MLEILFLLLPIAAGYGWYMGRRSIRQNQKQQSKKLSRDYFTGLNFLLSNESDKAVDLFITMLDVDDETIDTHLSLGSLFRKRGEVDRSIRIHQNLIARPSLTTEQRDIAMMELGKDYLAAGFYDRAEEIFLNLVNQDDHSEDAETELISIYQVTKEWQNAINITKRLSRKRQQALKNITAHFYCQLADEETEATDKIKLLQQAIKLDDQCGRAWLTLAKIYLDTNEVSLCKKSLLELKLADIDVFSDAIGIAKQVYRDSNDLEGYQTLLQQALQEGASATVVIALAQHKIEQGFAENAEKMVLDHLYRHPTMKGFQHLMQLHIKQAEDGQAKQSLSMLEKLVEQQIKFRPSYRCCSCGFPAHSLYWHCPSCKEWGSIKRVKGLDGE, from the coding sequence ATGCTAGAAATCCTCTTTCTGTTGTTACCTATTGCAGCTGGTTATGGCTGGTATATGGGTAGAAGAAGTATACGACAGAATCAAAAGCAACAGAGTAAAAAACTAAGCCGTGATTATTTCACCGGGCTTAACTTTCTGTTGTCTAATGAGTCAGACAAAGCAGTAGATTTATTTATTACCATGCTTGATGTCGATGATGAAACTATTGATACCCATTTATCTCTTGGCTCACTGTTTAGAAAGCGTGGAGAAGTAGATCGCTCCATTAGGATCCATCAAAACCTTATAGCAAGACCTAGCTTAACGACTGAGCAACGGGACATTGCTATGATGGAGTTAGGTAAAGATTATCTTGCAGCAGGTTTTTATGACCGAGCCGAAGAAATATTTTTAAATCTTGTCAATCAAGATGATCATAGCGAAGACGCTGAGACTGAACTTATCTCGATTTATCAAGTGACTAAAGAATGGCAGAATGCCATTAACATCACTAAGCGCCTCAGTAGAAAACGTCAGCAAGCATTAAAAAATATTACCGCCCATTTTTATTGTCAGTTAGCTGATGAAGAGACTGAAGCTACAGATAAAATAAAATTACTTCAACAAGCTATTAAGCTTGATGATCAATGTGGCCGAGCATGGCTAACATTAGCCAAAATATACTTAGACACAAATGAGGTCTCATTGTGCAAAAAAAGCTTACTCGAACTTAAACTTGCAGATATTGATGTATTCTCAGATGCTATTGGCATTGCCAAACAAGTTTACCGTGACAGTAACGACCTCGAAGGCTATCAAACTTTATTGCAGCAAGCTTTACAAGAGGGCGCGAGTGCCACTGTGGTGATTGCTTTAGCCCAGCATAAAATTGAGCAAGGTTTTGCTGAGAATGCAGAAAAAATGGTGTTAGATCATCTATATCGCCACCCGACAATGAAAGGTTTCCAACATTTAATGCAACTGCATATAAAGCAGGCTGAAGATGGTCAAGCGAAGCAAAGCCTTTCAATGTTAGAAAAATTAGTAGAACAACAAATTAAATTTCGTCCTAGTTACCGTTGTTGCTCATGCGGTTTTCCTGCACACAGTCTTTACTGGCATTGTCCATCATGTAAAGAGTGGGGAAGTATTAAACGCGTAAAAGGGCTCGATGGCGAGTAA
- the pyrF gene encoding orotidine-5'-phosphate decarboxylase, whose product MADKPIVVALDYDNKNEALALIDKLDPTMCRLKVGKEMFTLFGPQLVKDIHDRDFDLFLDLKFHDIPNTVAKAVSAAADLGVWMTNVHASGGLAMMQAAKTALASYGQDAPLLIAVTVLTSMSDADLALLGINVPASEHVKRLAALTNQAGLDGVVCSAQEATMLKQTFGTDFNLVTPGIRPVGADVGDQHRVMTPPKAIAAGSDYLVIGRPITKANDPLASLQAIVQSLK is encoded by the coding sequence ATGGCAGATAAACCGATTGTAGTAGCCTTAGATTATGACAATAAGAATGAGGCACTGGCATTAATTGATAAGCTAGATCCTACAATGTGTCGTCTTAAAGTAGGCAAAGAGATGTTTACTTTATTTGGTCCTCAGCTTGTTAAAGATATTCACGACCGTGATTTTGATTTATTCCTAGATTTAAAATTCCATGATATTCCAAATACCGTTGCGAAAGCGGTTTCAGCCGCTGCTGATTTAGGCGTATGGATGACAAATGTCCATGCCAGTGGTGGTTTAGCTATGATGCAAGCGGCTAAAACCGCTTTAGCCAGTTATGGGCAAGATGCGCCATTATTAATTGCTGTGACTGTATTGACCTCAATGAGTGATGCAGATTTAGCCTTGTTAGGTATTAATGTACCCGCATCTGAGCATGTGAAACGTTTAGCGGCGCTAACCAATCAAGCTGGATTAGATGGCGTGGTTTGTTCAGCACAAGAAGCCACGATGCTAAAACAAACATTTGGTACTGATTTTAATTTAGTGACCCCAGGTATTCGACCTGTTGGTGCTGATGTTGGCGATCAACATCGTGTGATGACGCCTCCTAAAGCCATTGCTGCCGGTTCTGACTACTTAGTTATTGGCAGACCAATCACTAAAGCGAATGATCCATTAGCTTCATTGCAAGCTATTGTGCAATCTTTAAAGTAG
- a CDS encoding SDR family oxidoreductase has translation MFDYQGKNVVVIGGTSGINLGIACAFAKAGANVAVASRSIDKVNAAVELLKQTNPNGNHIGVSFDVRDSEAVASGFNTIAQQYNAIDVLISGAAGNFPSRAKDLSVNGFKSVMDIDLLGSFQVIKQAYPLLTKGNASVIQISAPQAYVPMALQVHVCAAKAGVDMLTRTLAIEWGIEGIRVNSIVPGAIEDTEGFDRLAPSKALKSMIADSVPLKRNGQKQDIANAALFLASDMATYITGTIIPVDGGWSLGGAGAAMDALAKHLPQ, from the coding sequence ATGTTTGATTATCAAGGAAAGAATGTCGTTGTCATTGGCGGCACCAGCGGTATCAATTTAGGCATAGCGTGTGCTTTTGCAAAAGCCGGAGCTAATGTTGCTGTTGCCAGTCGTAGTATTGATAAAGTCAATGCTGCGGTAGAGTTGCTTAAACAAACTAATCCGAACGGAAACCATATCGGAGTCAGTTTTGATGTTAGAGACTCTGAAGCGGTAGCATCAGGTTTTAATACGATTGCTCAGCAATATAATGCTATTGATGTGTTAATTAGTGGCGCCGCGGGTAACTTTCCTTCACGGGCTAAAGATTTATCCGTTAATGGTTTTAAGTCAGTCATGGATATTGACTTATTAGGCAGTTTTCAAGTGATTAAACAAGCGTATCCTTTGCTGACTAAAGGCAATGCAAGTGTCATTCAAATTTCAGCGCCACAAGCCTACGTGCCAATGGCTTTACAAGTTCATGTGTGTGCTGCTAAAGCGGGCGTTGATATGTTAACTCGTACTCTTGCTATTGAATGGGGGATTGAAGGCATTCGTGTTAACTCTATTGTGCCTGGAGCCATTGAAGATACTGAAGGTTTTGATCGTCTAGCGCCGAGTAAAGCTTTAAAATCAATGATTGCCGATAGTGTGCCGTTAAAACGAAATGGTCAAAAACAAGATATAGCCAATGCAGCTCTTTTTCTAGCTTCAGACATGGCCACTTATATAACAGGGACAATTATTCCTGTTGATGGTGGTTGGTCTTTAGGTGGCGCCGGCGCTGCAATGGATGCATTAGCAAAACATTTACCTCAGTAA
- a CDS encoding DUF2058 domain-containing protein: protein MANALQEQLLKAGLASKQKARDVKTQKRKQKKAKVDDGSADLKQQIAQQKLEQAAKDKALNEKRFAEASEKGQVRGLITEFTKFEIKAPSGSEIKFNFTFDKKILSVYVDEKLQGQLQSGVVGIVRYEEKSYLVPHKLAERVNLLVPEWCGYLWQENADNQTEQASQENDPYADYAIPDDLMW, encoded by the coding sequence ATGGCAAACGCATTACAAGAGCAGCTTCTAAAAGCAGGACTTGCCAGTAAGCAAAAAGCACGCGATGTAAAAACTCAGAAGCGTAAGCAAAAGAAAGCTAAAGTTGATGATGGTAGTGCTGATTTAAAACAGCAAATTGCACAACAAAAACTCGAGCAAGCAGCGAAAGATAAAGCGTTAAATGAAAAGCGTTTTGCTGAAGCGTCAGAAAAAGGTCAAGTTCGTGGTTTAATCACTGAATTTACCAAGTTTGAAATTAAAGCGCCGAGTGGTTCAGAAATAAAATTCAACTTTACTTTTGATAAGAAAATTTTATCTGTTTATGTTGATGAGAAATTGCAAGGCCAGCTACAATCTGGTGTTGTAGGGATTGTTCGCTATGAAGAGAAAAGCTATTTAGTACCTCATAAATTAGCCGAACGTGTTAACTTATTAGTACCTGAGTGGTGTGGTTATTTATGGCAAGAAAATGCCGATAACCAAACAGAGCAAGCAAGCCAAGAAAATGATCCTTATGCTGATTATGCAATCCCTGATGACTTGATGTGGTAA
- a CDS encoding CLCA_X family protein — MLKTTRYVRNGADYRLGEQANFIDIKQCFGLNHISVGKWVTKEESELAANLVFDSMADLSQILNVPTELIGLRKTLNLLFGRGGQKGVQAHYSPVTRELALAKNAGAGALAHEFWHAFDHYIVDKAFDVSPRFSFKKYQCASDLWLQDALLKPHKLNDNLSALFKVVLLSDDGEQPSQYVVDAIKLDKQQGCYYFSKPSELMARAFESSIEACSELHNNYLVSGTLKNDPMTLLMYPSASQKVHIYTAIINYFALLGKAFEKQN, encoded by the coding sequence TTGTTAAAAACTACCCGCTATGTTCGAAATGGTGCTGATTACCGATTAGGTGAGCAAGCTAATTTTATTGATATCAAACAGTGTTTTGGTCTCAATCATATTAGTGTGGGTAAATGGGTAACAAAAGAAGAATCTGAACTTGCTGCCAATTTAGTGTTCGATTCGATGGCTGACCTATCTCAAATTCTAAATGTTCCTACTGAGTTAATTGGATTACGGAAAACGCTCAATTTACTCTTTGGTCGAGGTGGTCAAAAAGGGGTACAAGCTCATTATTCACCAGTAACCAGAGAGTTAGCTTTAGCTAAGAATGCTGGAGCAGGGGCATTAGCTCATGAATTTTGGCATGCATTTGATCATTATATTGTTGATAAAGCCTTTGACGTATCGCCAAGGTTTTCTTTTAAAAAATATCAATGTGCCAGTGATTTATGGTTACAGGATGCTTTACTTAAACCGCATAAACTTAATGATAATTTGTCTGCATTGTTCAAAGTTGTGTTGCTGTCTGATGACGGTGAGCAACCGAGCCAATACGTTGTAGATGCGATTAAACTTGATAAACAACAGGGCTGTTATTATTTTTCAAAACCATCAGAGTTAATGGCAAGGGCATTTGAGTCATCCATTGAGGCATGTAGTGAACTGCACAATAATTATTTGGTTTCAGGGACGCTGAAGAATGACCCAATGACGCTGCTAATGTATCCCTCAGCATCGCAGAAAGTACACATCTATACCGCAATAATTAATTACTTTGCATTATTAGGTAAGGCGTTTGAAAAGCAAAATTAA